The following coding sequences are from one Streptomyces sp. NBC_01294 window:
- a CDS encoding DUF4383 domain-containing protein — protein MKLSDELPVDHCLATVYRYGALLCGLVLIVFGVLGFADALRPFDTQGETIAGMTTNTTLSVISVVVGLALAVGAFIGGNFASTLNITVGVLFLLSGFAHIFIIGKDANVLDFGMTNVMFSFVMGLIIMTFGMYGRVSSKLPHDNPYWQSRHTNHETGRPSQPRPALTSRAAHPVARISPTPTTRSVDAGEISR, from the coding sequence ATGAAGCTGAGTGACGAGCTACCCGTCGATCACTGCCTCGCCACCGTCTACCGGTATGGCGCCCTGCTCTGCGGCCTGGTCCTGATTGTCTTCGGGGTACTGGGCTTCGCGGATGCCCTGCGCCCGTTCGACACCCAGGGGGAGACGATCGCGGGGATGACCACGAACACCACCCTCAGTGTCATCTCCGTGGTGGTCGGGCTCGCACTGGCCGTGGGCGCCTTCATCGGCGGCAATTTTGCGTCCACCCTCAACATCACGGTGGGAGTCCTGTTTCTGCTCAGCGGCTTCGCGCACATCTTCATCATCGGCAAGGACGCCAACGTGCTCGACTTCGGCATGACGAACGTGATGTTCAGCTTCGTCATGGGGCTGATCATCATGACCTTCGGGATGTACGGCCGTGTCTCGAGCAAGCTCCCCCACGACAACCCGTACTGGCAAAGCCGCCACACCAACCACGAAACAGGCCGCCCCTCACAGCCACGTCCCGCTCTCACCAGTCGGGCAGCCCACCCCGTTGCCCGCATCTCACCCACGCCTACGACCCGCTCTGTCGACGCAGGCGAAATCTCGCGATGA